AAGCGAGGCTTCCTATGAAAACGCAACAGTTCAGCGAAGATCAGATCATCAAACTGCTTCAGGACGCCAAAAAGGGCGAAAAGCCAGTCGAAGAGCTGTGCCGCGACCTCGGGTGCAGCACCGCGTCCTATTACGCCTGGAAGAAGAAGTACGGCGACACCACTGCCGACGAAGCCAAACGGCTTCGTCAGGTGGAGAAGGAAAACGCCCGTCTCCTGCGGATTGTGGGGCAGCAGCGCTTGGAGATGGATGCGATGAAGGAGGTGATTCAGAACAAGCGGTGACGCCCACCGAGAAACGTGCCGTGGTAAAGGAACTCGTCACAGCACGCGTCAAGCCCGAACGGGCTTGCGCTGTGGTGGGCCTCCCCAAATCGACCTGGCACGATCAGCCGAAACGTCGCCAGGACAGCGAACTTCGACAGCGTCTTCGTGAACTGGCCCTCCTGCATCCACGGCGGGGCTACCGGTTCATTCACGCCCTGCTCGTCCAGGAGGGCCAGCACCTCAACAGGAAGAAGGTCCGGCGGATTTGGCGGAGGAAGCCCTGCGTGTCAAAACGAAGCCCAGCAGGAAAATCCGCACCGGGGCGTCCATCCCGATGCAGGCCGAGTTCCAGGACCACGTCTGGACGTATGACTTCATCTTCGACCAGACCCTGGGAGGACAAGCGCTGAAGATCCTGAGCCTCACCGATGAGTTCACTCGGCAATCCCTGGCCCTGCGGGTGGCAGAGTCTTTCACGTCCGCGGACGTGAAAGACATCCTGCACGAGGTCATCCGGCAGCGTGGTGCCCCACGATTTATCCGCAGCGACAACGGCCCGGAGTTCATTGCCCGTGATCTGGGTATCTGGCTCGCCGTTCAGAACATCGGTACCCGATTCATTCAACCAGGGAAACCCTGGCAAAACGGGTATGCCGAGCGTTTTCACTCTCGGCTCCGGGAGGAGTGTCTGAAGAGGGAAGTGTTCTATTCGGCCAAGCACGCCCAAGTGCTGCTGGAGAGTGACCGTACGTTCTACAACGTCAGGAGGCCACATTCGTCGCTGGGCTACCGCACACCCGACCAATTTGCCCAGCAGGCCAGGGACCAG
The sequence above is drawn from the Deinococcus hopiensis KR-140 genome and encodes:
- a CDS encoding transposase, translating into MKTQQFSEDQIIKLLQDAKKGEKPVEELCRDLGCSTASYYAWKKKYGDTTADEAKRLRQVEKENARLLRIVGQQRLEMDAMKEVIQNKR
- a CDS encoding IS3 family transposase, whose amino-acid sequence is MHPRRGYRFIHALLVQEGQHLNRKKVRRIWRRKPCVSKRSPAGKSAPGRPSRCRPSSRTTSGRMTSSSTRPWEDKR
- a CDS encoding integrase core domain-containing protein — encoded protein: MQAEFQDHVWTYDFIFDQTLGGQALKILSLTDEFTRQSLALRVAESFTSADVKDILHEVIRQRGAPRFIRSDNGPEFIARDLGIWLAVQNIGTRFIQPGKPWQNGYAERFHSRLREECLKREVFYSAKHAQVLLESDRTFYNVRRPHSSLGYRTPDQFAQQARDQAADLLCGQGTAEQPAIPAPG